A portion of the Kribbella jejuensis genome contains these proteins:
- a CDS encoding MarR family winged helix-turn-helix transcriptional regulator → MISASATQAAAEVRVVFGRVKRRLKALAETDDLTPSQSSVLSRLDKDGPASASELAAAERIRPQSMAAILSALREADLIQRHPDPSDGRRQVVSLTTVGRHRLQGDRKVRQEWLAQALQEHCTEADRQTIIKALALLDHAIEAAGV, encoded by the coding sequence GTGATCTCTGCATCGGCGACCCAAGCTGCGGCTGAGGTGCGGGTGGTCTTCGGCCGGGTCAAGCGCCGGCTGAAGGCGCTCGCCGAGACCGACGACCTGACCCCGTCACAGTCGTCGGTGCTGAGCCGCCTGGACAAGGACGGCCCGGCGTCGGCGAGCGAGTTGGCGGCGGCGGAGCGGATCCGGCCGCAGTCGATGGCCGCGATCCTGAGCGCGCTGCGCGAGGCCGACCTGATCCAGCGGCACCCCGATCCGTCGGACGGCCGGCGGCAGGTGGTGTCGCTGACGACCGTCGGCCGGCATCGGTTGCAGGGCGACCGCAAGGTGCGTCAGGAATGGCTGGCGCAGGCACTGCAGGAGCACTGCACCGAGGCTGACCGGCAGACCATCATCAAGGCGCTCGCGCTGCTCGACCATGCGATCGAGGCGGCTGGGGTTTGA
- the cimA gene encoding citramalate synthase, with translation MSISDDFHVYDTTLRDGAQQEGLALSVADKIAIAQHLDDLGVGFIEGGWPGAVPKDTEFFERARTELNLRNATFAAFGATRKPGVAAADDPQVAALRDSGAGVVTLVAKSHDAHVERALRTTLDENLRMVADTVRHLRENGQRVFLDTEHFFDGYRANRAYALEVVRVAAEAGADVVALCDTNGGTLPRELQDVVRDVLESTGARLGIHCHNDAGCAVANSIAAVEAGVTHVQGTINGYGERTGNADLLAIVANLELKRSMKLLPEGNLAESFRIAHAIAEVTNVPPSNRAPYVGLSAFAHKAGLHASAIKVDPDLYQHTDPALVGNDMRMLVSEMAGRASIELKGRELGFDLSNDRDLVGRVADRVKDLESRGYTFEAADASFWLLLTEEVDGKRPSFFDVESWRVITESRADGEAVSESTVKLVAGGEREIVTGEGNGPVNALDHALRTAIERAYPAVHKFELVDYKVRILDQGHGTDAVIRVLIETADGEGSWVTVGVGHNIVEASWGALVDGFTFGLLRHKEVAR, from the coding sequence ATGAGCATCTCGGACGACTTCCACGTGTACGACACCACCCTGCGCGACGGCGCGCAGCAGGAGGGGTTGGCGCTGTCCGTGGCGGACAAGATCGCCATCGCGCAGCACCTGGACGATCTGGGGGTCGGCTTCATCGAGGGCGGCTGGCCGGGTGCCGTGCCCAAGGACACCGAGTTCTTCGAGCGGGCGCGGACCGAGCTGAACCTGCGGAACGCGACGTTCGCCGCCTTCGGCGCGACCCGCAAGCCGGGGGTCGCGGCCGCCGACGACCCGCAGGTCGCCGCGCTCCGCGACTCGGGCGCCGGGGTCGTCACCCTCGTTGCCAAGAGCCACGACGCGCATGTCGAGCGGGCGCTGCGGACCACGCTGGACGAGAACCTCCGGATGGTCGCGGACACCGTCCGGCACCTGCGGGAGAACGGGCAGCGGGTCTTCCTGGACACCGAGCACTTCTTCGACGGCTACCGCGCGAACCGGGCGTACGCGCTCGAGGTCGTACGAGTAGCCGCCGAGGCCGGGGCCGACGTGGTGGCGCTGTGCGACACGAACGGCGGCACTCTCCCGCGGGAGCTGCAGGACGTCGTCCGCGACGTACTGGAATCGACCGGGGCCAGGCTCGGCATCCACTGTCACAACGACGCCGGCTGCGCGGTGGCGAACTCGATCGCCGCTGTCGAGGCCGGCGTCACGCACGTCCAGGGCACGATCAACGGGTACGGCGAACGTACCGGCAACGCCGACCTGCTCGCGATCGTCGCGAACCTCGAGCTCAAGCGGTCGATGAAACTGCTGCCGGAGGGCAACCTCGCCGAATCGTTCCGGATCGCGCACGCCATCGCTGAGGTGACGAACGTGCCGCCGTCGAACCGAGCGCCGTACGTCGGGCTCTCCGCGTTCGCGCACAAGGCCGGGCTGCACGCGAGCGCGATCAAGGTGGACCCGGACCTCTACCAGCACACGGATCCGGCGCTGGTCGGCAACGACATGCGGATGCTGGTGTCGGAGATGGCCGGCCGGGCGAGTATCGAGCTGAAGGGTCGCGAGCTCGGGTTCGACCTCAGCAACGACCGGGACCTCGTCGGGCGGGTGGCCGATCGGGTGAAGGACCTGGAGTCGCGCGGGTACACGTTCGAGGCGGCCGACGCGTCGTTCTGGCTGCTGCTCACCGAGGAGGTGGACGGCAAGCGGCCGAGCTTCTTCGACGTCGAGTCGTGGCGGGTGATCACCGAGTCGCGCGCCGACGGCGAGGCGGTGTCGGAGTCGACGGTGAAGCTGGTCGCCGGGGGAGAGCGGGAGATCGTCACCGGCGAGGGCAACGGGCCGGTGAACGCGCTCGACCACGCGCTGCGGACGGCGATCGAGCGCGCGTACCCGGCGGTGCACAAGTTCGAGCTGGTCGACTACAAGGTCCGGATCCTCGACCAGGGGCACGGGACGGACGCGGTGATCAGGGTCCTGATCGAGACCGCCGACGGTGAGGGCTCGTGGGTGACGGTCGGCGTCGGGCACAACATCGTCGAGGCGTCCTGGGGGGCGCTGGTCGACGGGTTCACGTTCGGTCTGCTCCGCCACAAGGAGGTCGCGCGATGA
- a CDS encoding branched-chain amino acid aminotransferase: MSASEFTVEPNTQPASDDQRAQILANPGFGQYFTDHMAIATWTAEKGWHDARITAFGPLELSPATSVFHYAQTIFEGMKAYRHPDDSIHLFRPEANAARFQRSAQRLALPELPTPVFLDSLHKLVELDQAWVPSGGETSLYLRPFMFGSDPFLGVRPSAQVTYCVIASPAGSYFANGVKPVRIWLSEEYTRAAPGGTGAAKTGGNYASSLLAQAEAIEQGCDQVAFLDAVDKKWVEELGGMNLYFVLDDNSVVTPELSGTILEGVTRDSILKLVTDLGYTVTERKVSVDEWREGAASGTVREVFACGTAAVVTPVASLKWRGGETRIGDGNGGPVTAAVRSALLDVQYGRAADPHGWMTRAF, from the coding sequence ATGAGCGCCTCAGAGTTCACCGTTGAGCCCAACACCCAACCGGCCAGCGACGACCAGCGCGCCCAGATCCTGGCGAACCCGGGATTCGGGCAGTACTTCACCGACCACATGGCGATCGCCACCTGGACGGCCGAGAAGGGCTGGCACGACGCACGGATCACCGCCTTCGGACCGCTGGAGCTGTCTCCGGCGACCTCGGTGTTCCACTACGCCCAGACGATCTTCGAAGGGATGAAGGCCTACCGGCATCCCGACGACTCGATCCACCTGTTCCGCCCGGAGGCGAACGCGGCCCGGTTCCAGCGGTCCGCGCAACGGCTCGCGCTGCCGGAGCTGCCGACCCCGGTCTTCCTCGACTCGCTGCACAAGCTGGTCGAGCTCGACCAGGCCTGGGTGCCGAGCGGCGGCGAGACCTCGCTGTACCTGCGACCGTTCATGTTCGGCTCGGACCCGTTCCTCGGCGTCCGCCCGTCGGCCCAGGTGACGTACTGCGTGATCGCGTCCCCGGCCGGCTCGTACTTCGCGAACGGCGTCAAGCCGGTCCGGATCTGGCTGAGCGAGGAGTACACCCGCGCGGCCCCCGGCGGAACCGGCGCGGCGAAGACCGGCGGCAACTACGCGTCGTCGCTGCTCGCCCAGGCCGAGGCGATCGAGCAGGGCTGCGACCAGGTCGCGTTCCTGGACGCCGTCGACAAGAAGTGGGTCGAGGAACTCGGCGGGATGAACCTGTACTTCGTCCTCGACGACAACTCCGTCGTCACGCCGGAGCTGTCCGGCACGATCCTCGAGGGCGTCACCCGGGACTCGATCCTGAAGCTGGTCACCGACCTCGGCTACACCGTCACCGAGCGCAAGGTCTCGGTCGACGAGTGGCGCGAGGGTGCCGCCTCCGGCACGGTGCGCGAAGTCTTCGCCTGCGGTACGGCGGCGGTCGTCACCCCGGTCGCCTCGCTGAAGTGGCGCGGCGGCGAGACCCGGATCGGCGACGGCAACGGCGGCCCGGTCACCGCGGCCGTCCGCTCCGCGCTCCTCGACGTGCAGTACGGGCGCGCGGCCGACCCGCACGGCTGGATGACCCGCGCGTTCTGA
- a CDS encoding 3-isopropylmalate dehydrogenase — translation MSENKNFTLAVVPGDGIGPEVTTEALKVLDAVAAQHGVTFERTEYDLGAKRWHATGETLPDAELEEIRKHDAILLGAVGDPSVPSGVLERGLLLKLRFTLDHYVNLRPSKIYPSVGSPLADPGTVDFVVVREGTEGPYVGNGGALRVGTPAEIATEVSVNTAYGVERVVRDAFARAQARPRKKLTLVHKNNVLVHAGHLWKRTVDKVAEEFPDITVDYLHVDAATIFLVTDPARFDVIVTDNLFGDIITDLAAAISGGIGLAASGNINPDRTAPSMFEPVHGSAPDIAGQQKADPTAAILSAALLLQHLGLTEAARTIEAAVEADIEERTGAARSTAEIGDAIAKRAAG, via the coding sequence GTGAGCGAGAACAAGAACTTCACGCTGGCCGTCGTCCCGGGTGACGGGATCGGACCCGAGGTCACCACCGAGGCCCTGAAGGTCCTCGACGCGGTAGCCGCGCAGCACGGCGTGACGTTCGAGCGGACCGAGTACGACCTCGGCGCGAAGCGCTGGCACGCCACCGGTGAGACGCTGCCGGACGCCGAGCTCGAGGAGATCCGCAAGCACGACGCGATCCTGCTCGGCGCGGTCGGCGACCCCAGTGTCCCGTCCGGCGTCCTCGAGCGCGGTCTGCTGCTCAAGCTCCGGTTCACCCTGGACCACTACGTGAACCTGCGGCCGTCGAAGATCTACCCGTCGGTCGGCTCGCCGCTGGCCGACCCGGGCACCGTCGACTTCGTCGTCGTCCGGGAGGGCACCGAGGGCCCGTACGTCGGCAACGGCGGCGCGCTCCGGGTCGGGACCCCGGCCGAGATCGCCACCGAGGTGTCGGTGAACACGGCGTACGGCGTCGAGCGCGTCGTCCGGGACGCCTTCGCCCGGGCGCAGGCGCGGCCGCGGAAGAAGCTCACGCTCGTCCACAAGAACAACGTGCTCGTGCACGCCGGTCACCTCTGGAAGCGGACCGTCGACAAGGTCGCCGAGGAGTTCCCGGACATCACGGTCGACTACCTGCACGTGGACGCCGCGACGATCTTCCTGGTCACCGACCCGGCGCGGTTCGACGTGATCGTCACCGACAACCTGTTCGGCGACATCATCACCGACCTGGCGGCCGCGATCAGCGGTGGTATCGGGCTGGCCGCGAGCGGCAACATCAACCCGGACCGGACCGCGCCGAGCATGTTCGAGCCGGTGCACGGCTCCGCGCCGGACATCGCCGGCCAGCAGAAGGCCGACCCGACCGCGGCGATCCTGTCCGCGGCGCTGCTGCTCCAGCACCTCGGGCTGACCGAGGCGGCGCGCACGATCGAGGCGGCCGTCGAGGCCGACATCGAGGAGCGCACGGGCGCCGCCCGCAGTACCGCCGAGATCGGCGACGCGATCGCCAAGCGCGCGGCGGGCTGA
- a CDS encoding O-methyltransferase: MSAPPELPPLVSAALSLSGRRGFVSSTRNETGRLLATLAASKNGLLGELGTGCGVGSAWLRSGAGEGTNIVTAESDPQLAQAVGELFAADERIEVVSADWTALIERGPFALLFVDAREAKLSARDVIADVVEPGGFVVLDDFTPSAVWPPMYEGRVDTLRQEWLMDQRFTTVEVMVAPDAAVLLATRR, from the coding sequence GTGAGTGCTCCTCCAGAACTGCCGCCGTTGGTGTCGGCAGCCCTCAGCCTGTCCGGCCGCCGCGGATTCGTCAGCTCCACCAGGAACGAGACCGGCCGGTTGCTCGCCACCCTCGCGGCCTCGAAGAACGGCCTGCTCGGTGAGCTCGGGACCGGCTGCGGCGTCGGATCGGCCTGGCTGCGCAGCGGCGCCGGCGAGGGGACCAACATCGTCACCGCGGAGAGCGACCCGCAGCTCGCGCAGGCGGTCGGCGAACTGTTCGCCGCCGACGAGCGGATCGAGGTCGTGTCGGCGGACTGGACCGCGCTGATCGAGCGCGGCCCGTTCGCGCTGCTGTTCGTGGACGCCCGCGAGGCAAAGCTGTCGGCCCGGGACGTGATCGCGGACGTGGTCGAGCCCGGCGGCTTCGTCGTCCTCGACGACTTCACGCCGTCGGCCGTCTGGCCGCCGATGTACGAGGGGCGTGTCGACACGCTCCGCCAGGAATGGCTGATGGACCAGCGCTTCACCACCGTCGAGGTGATGGTCGCCCCGGACGCCGCCGTACTGCTCGCCACCCGGCGCTAG